Proteins encoded within one genomic window of Dehalococcoidia bacterium:
- a CDS encoding methyltransferase domain-containing protein, translating to MPEIASAKLSIRPERLPRGAHMRVLDVGCGDGRHIIEAAKRGCFTVGVDYDAAELRKARQRIGAHRVDLVAADASHLPFRDAAFDAVICTETLEHLPDDAGAIAEIARAMRDGGTLHGAVPSHFTEIPFWKLSRGYYETPGGHVRIYAPKVLFRRLCDAGLAVTDFRYVHFVDSLFWLRFCLVDFVRPTKPKSDFEAAVLIAVAAERRVPAWRRHLREAMRTSRFIAAIDGAGALIWPKSLTFVARKQAMSQLPSTDTARARSTVRSL from the coding sequence ATGCCTGAGATCGCGTCCGCCAAGCTCAGTATTCGCCCCGAGCGCCTGCCGCGCGGCGCGCACATGCGCGTGCTCGACGTCGGGTGCGGCGATGGACGCCACATCATCGAAGCGGCGAAGCGCGGGTGCTTCACTGTCGGCGTCGACTACGACGCGGCGGAGCTGCGAAAGGCGCGCCAACGCATCGGCGCGCATCGCGTGGACCTCGTCGCGGCCGATGCGTCGCATCTCCCGTTCCGCGACGCCGCGTTCGACGCCGTCATCTGCACCGAAACGCTCGAGCACCTGCCTGACGACGCCGGCGCGATCGCTGAGATCGCGCGCGCCATGCGCGACGGCGGGACACTGCACGGCGCCGTGCCATCGCACTTCACGGAGATCCCGTTCTGGAAGTTGTCGCGCGGCTACTACGAGACGCCGGGCGGCCACGTCCGCATCTATGCGCCGAAGGTGCTGTTTCGACGGCTTTGCGATGCGGGACTTGCGGTCACGGACTTTCGGTACGTGCATTTTGTCGACTCGCTGTTCTGGCTGCGGTTCTGTCTGGTGGACTTCGTGCGCCCTACAAAGCCGAAGAGCGACTTCGAAGCCGCGGTCTTGATCGCCGTGGCCGCGGAGCGTCGCGTGCCGGCATGGCGTCGCCATCTGCGCGAGGCGATGCGCACGTCGCGCTTCATCGCGGCGATCGACGGCGCGGGCGCGCTGATCTGGCCGAAGAGCCTGACATTCGTCGCACGGAAGCAAGCCATGAGCCAGTTACCGTCAACAGACACGGCGCGAGCTCGTTCAACAGTGCGCTCGTTATGA
- a CDS encoding histidine phosphatase family protein: MANPSMRDPDRDPRTVPAPIDPMAYYFQDILLLNRPDAVRLYLIRHGQSGNNEARLVGAPSVFDPPLTPVGEEQARRLGERMATYGVDVVYSSPLQRAYNTGAEIAKRLNLEIKVLDDLQEINEPLRGTEVNPEEILPPGMTHEAIKRRFEDDPTWDNLPGNEKSAPFRARISGAIDQIIAENPGKKVAVTCHGGVIQSYVGHVLGLHSDFPFYAFNASITSIRAAGARRALWRLNDLAHLDGMRMT, from the coding sequence ATGGCGAACCCCTCGATGCGCGACCCCGACCGCGACCCCCGGACCGTACCCGCGCCCATCGACCCGATGGCGTACTACTTCCAGGACATCCTGCTCCTCAACCGCCCCGATGCCGTCCGCCTCTACCTGATCCGTCACGGCCAGTCCGGCAATAACGAAGCTCGCCTCGTCGGCGCTCCGTCCGTCTTCGACCCGCCGCTGACGCCCGTCGGCGAGGAGCAGGCGCGGAGGCTCGGCGAGCGCATGGCCACCTACGGCGTCGACGTCGTCTACAGCAGCCCGCTGCAGCGCGCCTACAACACGGGCGCCGAGATCGCCAAGCGCCTCAACTTGGAAATCAAAGTCCTCGACGACCTGCAGGAGATCAACGAACCGCTCCGCGGCACCGAGGTGAACCCCGAGGAGATCCTGCCGCCGGGCATGACGCACGAGGCCATCAAGCGCCGCTTCGAAGACGACCCGACCTGGGACAACCTCCCCGGCAACGAGAAGAGCGCGCCGTTCCGCGCCCGCATCTCGGGCGCGATCGACCAGATCATCGCCGAGAATCCCGGCAAGAAGGTCGCGGTGACGTGCCACGGCGGCGTCATCCAGTCGTACGTCGGGCACGTGCTGGGTCTGCACTCGGACTTCCCGTTTTACGCGTTCAACGCATCGATCACGTCGATCCGGGCGGCGGGCGCCCGACGCGCGCTCTGGCGTCTCAACGACCTCGCTCACCTCGACGGCATGCGGATGACGTAG
- a CDS encoding SRPBCC domain-containing protein, translating to MEAVFKALSDEHRRVLLDRLFERDGQALTELEAALPSMTRFGVMKHLRVLEGAGLVTTRRVGRQKLHYLNPVPIRLVLDRWISKYAAPWVETMTGIKHALEDDMTTQTAPKHVFEIYVKTTPQKLWDAITSREMTREVFGLDVESDWQPGSKYRYSFLSAFSMGEMNVQAGDSAHFGTILEAEPPRRLVQTFESDFPEEMGGGPDQATKVTWEIEQMGDVCKLTLLHEGWKDESMAFQSSRTGWAQILSSLKSLLETGSVLAFPEA from the coding sequence GTGGAAGCGGTGTTCAAAGCGCTCAGCGACGAGCATCGGCGGGTGCTGCTGGACCGGCTCTTCGAGCGTGATGGCCAGGCGCTCACGGAGCTGGAGGCGGCATTGCCATCGATGACCAGGTTCGGGGTCATGAAGCACCTGCGCGTCCTGGAGGGCGCAGGGCTCGTGACTACGCGCCGGGTGGGGCGCCAGAAGCTGCACTATCTCAACCCCGTCCCGATCCGTCTCGTGCTCGACCGCTGGATCAGCAAGTACGCCGCACCCTGGGTCGAGACGATGACGGGCATCAAGCATGCACTGGAGGACGACATGACGACCCAAACAGCACCCAAGCATGTCTTCGAGATCTACGTGAAGACAACGCCACAGAAGCTCTGGGACGCGATCACGAGCCGAGAGATGACGCGCGAGGTTTTCGGCCTCGACGTTGAATCCGACTGGCAGCCCGGCTCGAAGTATCGCTACTCGTTCCTCAGCGCGTTCTCGATGGGCGAGATGAACGTGCAGGCGGGCGACTCCGCCCACTTCGGCACGATTCTCGAGGCGGAACCGCCGAGGCGGCTCGTGCAGACGTTCGAGAGCGACTTCCCGGAGGAGATGGGCGGCGGGCCGGACCAGGCGACGAAGGTGACGTGGGAGATCGAGCAGATGGGCGACGTCTGCAAGTTAACACTGCTGCACGAGGGCTGGAAGGACGAGTCGATGGCGTTCCAGTCGTCGCGGACCGGTTGGGCGCAGATCTTGAGCAGCCTGAAGTCGCTGCTGGAGACGGGATCGGTGCTGGCGTTCCCGGAGGCGTAA
- a CDS encoding thiolase family protein encodes MAREVVIVNAVRSAMGRRNGMLSGTHPVTLGGKVLRAVVDQVGVDDALVGDVVFGNVSQVGEQAANIGRNVVLEAGFPIEVPGTTVDRQCGSGQQAIHFAANLIAAGVVDVAIGGGVEVMSRVPMGSNFKVAGFPFTEFMRTEYDLTSQGVAADNIARKWGISRQQLDEFALESQNRAKAARDGGKFKKEILGVEVEHEGVKGTFDTDEGIRDSSLEKLSTLAPSFGEDGLHHAGNSSQITDGAAAVLMMSREKADELGLKPRARIVAQAVVGSDPHLMLTGPITATPAVLKKAGLTFQDIDRTEINEAFASVVLAWQKETGADLSKVNVNGGAIALGHPLGCTGARLMTSLLHELERTGGRYGHEVMCCGGGIGTATIIERL; translated from the coding sequence TTGGCTCGAGAAGTAGTCATCGTCAACGCCGTACGGAGCGCGATGGGACGTCGCAACGGCATGCTGTCGGGCACGCACCCGGTGACGCTGGGCGGGAAGGTGCTGCGGGCGGTTGTCGACCAGGTAGGCGTCGACGATGCGCTCGTCGGCGACGTCGTGTTCGGCAACGTCTCGCAGGTGGGCGAGCAGGCCGCGAACATCGGCCGCAACGTCGTGCTGGAGGCGGGCTTTCCGATCGAAGTGCCGGGCACGACGGTGGACCGGCAGTGCGGGTCCGGCCAGCAGGCGATCCACTTCGCGGCGAATCTGATCGCGGCGGGCGTGGTCGACGTGGCGATCGGCGGCGGCGTCGAGGTGATGTCGCGGGTGCCGATGGGCTCGAATTTCAAGGTGGCGGGTTTCCCGTTCACGGAGTTCATGCGCACCGAGTACGACCTGACGTCGCAGGGCGTCGCGGCGGACAACATCGCGCGCAAGTGGGGCATTTCGCGGCAGCAGCTCGACGAGTTCGCGCTCGAGAGCCAGAACCGGGCGAAGGCGGCGCGCGACGGCGGCAAGTTCAAGAAGGAGATCCTCGGCGTCGAGGTCGAGCACGAGGGCGTGAAGGGCACCTTCGACACGGACGAAGGCATTCGCGACTCGTCGCTGGAGAAGCTGAGCACGCTCGCGCCTTCGTTCGGCGAGGATGGCCTGCATCACGCCGGCAACTCGAGCCAGATCACGGACGGCGCGGCGGCGGTGCTGATGATGTCGCGCGAGAAGGCGGATGAGCTTGGCCTCAAGCCGCGGGCGCGCATCGTCGCGCAGGCGGTGGTCGGCTCGGACCCGCACCTGATGCTGACGGGCCCGATCACCGCGACGCCTGCCGTGCTCAAGAAGGCCGGCCTGACGTTCCAGGACATCGACCGCACGGAGATCAACGAGGCGTTCGCGTCGGTCGTGCTGGCGTGGCAGAAGGAGACGGGCGCGGACCTGTCGAAGGTCAACGTGAACGGCGGCGCGATCGCGCTGGGCCACCCGCTGGGCTGCACGGGCGCGCGGTTGATGACGTCACTGCTGCACGAGTTGGAGCGCACGGGCGGCCGTTACGGGCACGAAGTGATGTGCTGCGGCGGCGGCATCGGCACGGCGACGATCATCGAGCGGTTGTAA